The sequence taaaattatatttcaaaTTCTTGCGCATAGTTCAAATTATAGTTtaataattgtaattatagtttATATGAGGGTGGCTTGATTTGGGTCGTAGATTCGCATCTTCTTGATTCGTTGGCTTTGTAGAGTTCCACCACGTCTTTCTCCGATGCTAGATTGTTGGCAACTCGCCCGTTGCACATATATACCCTTACTTGGCTTATATCGGAGATTCAATTCTTCTGGAAATGTGAAGCTTGATTATGCTTTGTTTACTTCTCCACGGCTCGAATTTAACGACAACGGCCTCGAATATAGGAACCTCTTCGACGCCATGGTTGACGGCGTGTACTGCGCTCTTCAGAGTGGTTGGTTTCTGAGAGCGGGTGGCCGtctggaggcggcggcggcgtgggCGGCGGGACGCCGAAGAAGCGGGGAGCGTTGGAGACTTACATGTTTGGGATgtttgatgagaatgagaagcCCGGGGAGAAGACTGAGCAGAGAGAGAGACCCATAGAATTTCGTAGGTGTGGAAATCTTGTGAAGGATTGAACCAAAGATTGAAGCTAAATTTCATCAGGTCTAAAATCATTTGGCCCAAGtcctttatctttttatttaggGTTATTTGTCTGAAAATATATGAAGTAtacctaaattttaatttttaactaaatctatttttttggttaaaatatatattattttttatttttttagaatttgacGTAATTCCAAAAGTTCATTTGTCAATAACTTGATTGTTGCGAGTCCGATGAACAATTCAAAAGTACTGTTAGAAATATCTTGATATTTGATAATATATAGCTTTATAATGATACCAATATTGTTAAGTTTTAATCACCGAAAGTGgtcgaaaaaaaaaagaaattatatagAGTTTCATGACATCAATTTtcatgttatttttttattatttttagtaaCAAAAACCCAATAATATAAATATCGTTAGAAATATAACGTCAAGAACTTTTCAACGGTATATTCGGATTGCTCATCGAACTTCAGACATCAAGTTATTAGCTAGCGAATTTTGAGCTCTGGATAATTTCAAAACTATAAAAACTTATGTATattttgaccaaaaaaataaatttagtaaGAAACCAAAATTTAAgcataatttgtatttttataagccattaacattttatttatatttatccgATTTCTCAAGCAATGACATGATAAGTATAACAGCGATGCATGCCCAAACCATACACATGCATTGCCATCACTAATGATAACAGCGATGCATGGCCAAACATTTTTGCCCAAACCATGCAcggataaaaataaatatgactTACTTTGAATCATGGAAACACTGAAAATGCCACAACAAAAAAACGCAAAAAAGCAAGAAAGTTTTTACTTCTTCCTTTTTCCCCAATTTCCCCCTCCCTTTTATTGGAGAAACTAATTAAACAGATTCTTTATTTCCCGCGTTCACTTCACTTGCGCCATTCCCTTTGGCCATCATATCATATCAATCCCTCCTTTCCACAAACACCGTTTCATCTCATTACGATCTTCAAGTGTTCCACCACATCTTCCCCATTTCAATTCCCGGCGAggaacgccgccgccgccaatcCAATCCCCAACCCTAAACCCACGCCGCCCTTCACGCTGCCGCTCTTCTCCACCTCTGGCGTCAGATCCGCCGCATCCGCATCTCCCTCCCCTTCATCCGCCCCTAGCGCGTCCGCGTCCGCGTCTGGGCTCGGCGCTGGGGCAgacgccggcgccggcgccggcgcagATGGTGGCGCATCCGGCGCCGGCACATCCGGCGCCAGCTCTTCCTCCGGCGGACTGGCCGCCGGAGGCGGGGTCAACTTCGCAGCCGGGGCTGGCGGCGGTGTGTCCGGGGCGGGCTGGACGGTGCTTCCGTCGATCTCCGCGACGATGATGGGCTGAGAGACGCTGAGGATGGAGATGTTGAAGGGCTGGGCGACGACGGGGTTGATGAAATTGGTGAGTTGGGGGGATCCGGGGACGGCGGAGCCGAAGACGATGGTGCCATCGTGGCGGCGGACGACGTCGATGAAGCCCTGCTGGCCGGTGGCGACGCCGGAGGACTGGTAGAGGGTGGTGAGGGTGGTCTTGTTGCCGGGGGGGAGCTTGGTGAGCTTGGCCATGTCGTAGTAGTCGAGGATGATGTGGAGGCTGAGGATGCTCCTCTGGACTTCCTCCGGCAACTGCATGAGGGTGCCGAGGCGGCCGTTGGGGAGGCCGAGCACCGTGATGCCGCCGCTGTGCCGGTCCACCTCCTCCGCCAGGTGGGTGCTGCTGAGGAGCTGGTTGAACTGCTCGAACCCGGGGAACCGCCCCAGGAGGATGCTGATCTTGACGGCGGAGGCCGTCGTAGCGGAGGATAggaggacggcggcggcgatgaGGAGCACGCGGCGGCCGGCGGAGGGGCTCatttttgtgtgattttgtCCTTGATGAGAAGGAAAATTAATCGAGGTGGCCGAATTGGAGGAATTAATGTGGGTGGTGATTAATTCCGAGTTGCACTCATCATGTCGATACACAGgggtgtgtgtatatatatgtagagagagagagagtgaagtgAGGGAGTGAGAGAGAGGTGGGAGTTTGGATGGCCTTGATAGCATGAAGGCTATTATTGTGGAGAATTGGATGTATAGCCATGCATGCATGTTTTTTAAACAATCTTAATATATTGGAATAATCTTCTCtatatttttacaattaaattGGATGTCCTTAAAGGGACATATTGGAATTATCGTAGTGGGCatgttttttttataacaaaatGAGGTACTACACCAAAAAATGGATAAATTGCACTTTATCATTATTTGCTTCTTGTTCAAAATTTAGCGTTATGAcgatattaaatattaataacttAAATAACTCATTCTTGTCGTTTCTTTttcaaacataaaaatataaaggATTAAAGGAAGTGTTGGAAATATATTTTCGAATCCAAGATCAATTTAATCTCTCTATGCATTAATcactttaattatcattaattaGATCAACACATACACGTAGTGttgaaaatattaatataataagcAAATTCTACGAGAATTACATCAATTTTCGCTTTAAATTAGGAATATAATTTTTCTCCCATTGATAGATAAAGAAGATGGTACATCCGTACATGCACTAGTTGAGTTGGATGTATGCGATATCTCGTTGACTTGGTGCATGATGATTGAATAGTAATTAGATTAATGCTAAAGTACTTTTGTGAGTCTACATCACTGCATGCCAAATATCACAATGAAAGTAACGTCATATAGTTCCCTCACAACAAtttatatatcataaatatcAAAATAAGTTGACTCTGTCATtacctatatatgtatatatattgtgCTCGAAACAATTGGCTGCTCGCACTATTTCATCATCATCTATATTAAATCTTGTGGTAATTTGTCACAATATTCTTAATTATCTGATGAATTTCCACAAAGATGTggaaatttaagaaaaaatttacGTGCAAATTAAGAACCAAGACATGGACGTTTGCCTAGTTGgctgaaaatattttgttgacTGTGTGTTAtgtttagttgtaaatttaatactataaaatatgagagataagaaaaatatgaaaaaaaaaatcaacacattTTCATAATGG comes from Salvia miltiorrhiza cultivar Shanhuang (shh) chromosome 3, IMPLAD_Smil_shh, whole genome shotgun sequence and encodes:
- the LOC131015039 gene encoding fasciclin-like arabinogalactan protein 3, with translation MHAWLYIQFSTIIAFMLSRPSKLPPLSHSLTSLSLSLHIYTHTPVYRHDECNSELITTHINSSNSATSINFPSHQGQNHTKMSPSAGRRVLLIAAAVLLSSATTASAVKISILLGRFPGFEQFNQLLSSTHLAEEVDRHSGGITVLGLPNGRLGTLMQLPEEVQRSILSLHIILDYYDMAKLTKLPPGNKTTLTTLYQSSGVATGQQGFIDVVRRHDGTIVFGSAVPGSPQLTNFINPVVAQPFNISILSVSQPIIVAEIDGSTVQPAPDTPPPAPAAKLTPPPAASPPEEELAPDVPAPDAPPSAPAPAPASAPAPSPDADADALGADEGEGDADAADLTPEVEKSGSVKGGVGLGLGIGLAAAAFLAGN